One genomic window of Methanoculleus horonobensis includes the following:
- a CDS encoding helix-turn-helix domain-containing protein has product MNRTNELDFGRLLGVAAVAEILDVSRTTVLALVRSGQLPAAQVGQQFRIPEAGIYDYLHRAGLDAKIVYGNGETPTTARPISAGTRVGTVEHDHTTGVSVR; this is encoded by the coding sequence ATGAACCGCACGAACGAACTGGATTTTGGACGCCTACTGGGCGTTGCGGCTGTAGCCGAGATTCTCGATGTCTCGCGCACGACCGTTCTGGCGCTGGTCAGGAGCGGTCAGCTCCCGGCGGCACAGGTGGGACAGCAGTTCAGGATACCGGAGGCGGGAATTTACGATTACCTGCACCGGGCAGGTCTGGATGCAAAAATTGTATACGGAAACGGGGAAACGCCTACCACAGCCCGCCCCATTTCCGCAGGGACCCGCGTAGGGACCGTAGAACACGACCACACCACGGGGGTGTCTGTACGTTGA
- a CDS encoding tyrosine-type recombinase/integrase — MVTGVGRIEEFTSLLGNPRSASNYRSAVRRYLDFIYGPVREGKIATPEEAQRYEELAEEYFTENHNHAIDLQRFAASLNASRTPPKSAIFWLSIVKEFFKFSGVPVDDELWRTVKRRGPKGRRARTQEATFDKETIQRILPHMPLLAKAVFLALISSGMRVGECLQLSLTDFHLDEEPARIAIPGHIPKNGEPRTTFISREAAAAVRDWLVVREDWMLSAANRNRGLLKHYGKEYMQKQIEGDDRLFPVQASTVREGFVGALEKVGLDEKDPKTNRFKIHLHMCRKYFRTVMAQRIPLDAVELMMGHDGYLTDAYVRYTESELRQYYLQAEGAVCVGVADDVAAAVVGGHLDALREENVALRAELNQVQREIATMNAMRADVASVEDRIAELAVSDPSASQDVLRLMIREELARAREEQGL; from the coding sequence ATGGTAACTGGAGTCGGTCGGATCGAGGAGTTCACTTCTCTCCTGGGCAACCCTCGATCCGCGTCCAACTATCGTAGCGCTGTGCGGCGCTACCTCGATTTTATTTACGGTCCGGTGCGGGAAGGCAAGATCGCCACGCCCGAGGAGGCACAGCGGTATGAAGAACTTGCAGAGGAGTACTTCACCGAGAATCACAACCACGCGATCGATCTGCAACGGTTCGCGGCATCCCTCAATGCATCGAGAACCCCGCCGAAGTCGGCGATCTTCTGGCTCTCCATCGTCAAGGAGTTCTTCAAGTTTTCCGGCGTGCCGGTGGACGATGAGCTGTGGCGGACCGTGAAGCGGCGAGGCCCGAAAGGCCGCCGGGCGAGGACCCAGGAGGCGACGTTCGACAAGGAGACGATCCAGAGGATCCTACCTCACATGCCTCTCCTGGCGAAGGCGGTCTTCCTGGCGCTGATCAGCTCGGGGATGCGGGTTGGTGAGTGCCTGCAGTTGTCGCTCACGGACTTCCACCTCGACGAGGAGCCGGCCCGGATCGCGATCCCGGGCCACATCCCTAAGAACGGCGAGCCCCGCACCACCTTCATCTCCCGGGAGGCGGCGGCGGCCGTCCGGGACTGGTTGGTCGTCCGGGAAGACTGGATGCTGTCTGCAGCGAACCGGAACCGCGGCCTGCTCAAGCATTATGGGAAGGAGTATATGCAGAAGCAGATCGAGGGGGACGACCGGCTCTTCCCGGTGCAGGCGAGCACGGTTCGGGAGGGGTTCGTCGGCGCCCTGGAGAAGGTCGGCCTGGATGAGAAGGATCCGAAGACGAACCGGTTTAAGATCCATCTCCATATGTGCCGGAAATACTTCCGGACCGTCATGGCGCAGCGGATCCCTCTGGATGCGGTGGAGCTGATGATGGGGCATGACGGTTACCTGACGGACGCCTATGTCCGGTATACGGAGAGCGAGCTCCGGCAATATTACCTGCAGGCGGAAGGGGCCGTCTGTGTCGGAGTCGCGGACGACGTGGCGGCGGCTGTTGTGGGTGGCCACCTCGACGCCCTGCGGGAGGAGAACGTCGCCTTACGAGCAGAGCTCAACCAGGTGCAACGAGAGATCGCGACGATGAACGCGATGCGGGCCGATGTGGCGAGCGTCGAGGATCGGATCGCAGAACTGGCAGTTTCAGATCCCTCAGCGTCGCAGGATGTCCTCCGATTGATGATCCGAGAGGAGCTAGCCCGTGCGCGGGAGGAGCAGGGACTGTAA